TTTTTAAAGCGGTGTTGCGATTTACTAGCGCGCAAGGAAACCAGCTTACTGTTCCACGTTTGACTTTAGTTATGAGATCTGAGAGCTAAACTGACAGAGGTTCAGCATCACGCGTGCCATCCTTTTCGTCCAGGAACTGCAGCTGCATGCATCGCCCCCATTTCGTGTGGATCATGCATGTGCATCCCAGATCCGGTTCATCTCATCGGGAGCAACCGGACAAGCGCTTGGACTGCGCGATCGGGACACCGGACGGACACGTCGCCGCGCCCGCATCCGCCCGCTCGCGCGGCCGTCGGCAGGTCGTCGCCCACGCGCTCGCCGGCCGCTCCCCGTGCACGCGCGTGCGTGATCGGGAGGCAGGAGGCTAGCTCTCCTAGCCGCGAGTTGCGACGCGAAGCCCTCGGCGACCGGAGGATCGTCCGCGGCGATCGCGACCGCTGTCGCGCACCGGTGGTGGGCCGGGCGGGGAGGCTCGCGCGCAACGCAGCGCGATGCATCGGGGGATGGACGGACGCCTTTCTTTCTTTCACTTCACAGCACGCTCGCTGTCCGGGATGATTCGTGAATGAGTGCGCGCGCGCGCGTATGGGGTACGGCTCGAGAAATCGATCGGTAACAATAATTGCCGGCGACGGAACGAATCGATCTGCCTGGCCCTGCGCTGCCCTGGGCGGTTTGGCCGGGCATGTGAAGCTCAGCCGCGCGCGCGCGGTGGCCCGGCAGATCGCACAGGCCAGTGGACGCGGCCAATTACTTATCCCTGCCACTGCCCCTGCCTTGCGTATTCACTCCGGCCTGCGGCGGCACAGCGACGACAGCTGCTAGTGATCGATTCTACTTTTTCACGAGCGCATCCACGTGATCGCCCGCCAGCCACTTGCTAGTTGTCACTCACTCGCTTGCCAGTAGGCGAGGCTAGCATCGATCTGTGGCGTACACTCACTCGAGTAGTACAGTACAAATCTTATCTTACCAGAGCTAGTAAGATCTTTTCTCGCTCGTCTCTTTTCTATTGCGGGCGGCCTTCCTCAATCGGCTCGTTTTACACACGATCTAATTCACCGACCCCACCCTGCCGCAAAAAGAAAGCGTAGAGATGACGATCACTCGCAGCGCAAGGTGCACGCCCGCCGAACCCTTTGATTGGTGAGCCCGAGGAGCATCTCCGCGGCCATGTGGTGCGCAGCTGGAGGCCGGAGGGAGAGCGAACGCAAAGCTGCATTGCATTGCATGCGGCCGGGCCAGGCGAGCGCTGCGCTGCTCGTCATCGGCCCGGAAAGCCGAAAGAATCCTTTTGCTTTTGGCCATCGCTGCctgccttccttccttccttccccggGCGCCTCACTCTTTCTTGCTTGCTTCCACATGCGCTCTCGTGTGCGGCCTGAACCCTGTCGGACACGTCCATGCCGCATTATtcagcctcctctcctctcctcacaTGGGGCGCTGAAGCGGTGCAAGACTCGAGACGTGATTCGTGATATAATGCCGAGCCGGGCTAGAGGGCGGCCACTAGCTCGTACGTTTCGGGTCAGAGGGTCACTTAGTGTCTGCCCGCTGCCGGCGTGTGCCATGCGTGCGCTTTCGTTGTGATGTGTGAGTGACTTGCGTGCCACGGCAGGAGCTGCCTTCCATGCCTTGATGAGTATGCTACCTACATTTACCATTCTTGGCTTCCTGCTCCCGCGATTAATCTCGTGAAAAAGATTGCATTTGATTATGCATCTCCTTGCAAAAATTTCGAGAAATCCAAGCGCAAAAAAGGGTTGGGCGTGACATTGTACTCTGGCAAAGGAGCATACGTAATTCCTCCAAACTGTTTCTTGGATTTAAAAAGCTCTAGTTGTTCTCGTGTGGCTAGGCGACGCCGGTCTTGGTTCTGGGAGATCGGCAAGCACATGTACGTGCATTAAGACTGCTACGTGACGAGCCGGGTTGGCAGCCCAATTATGCGGAGGCCGAAAAACGGACGAGCGAAAGCCTGGGTCTGGGAGTTCCCACATGCTAATCTAATCATGCACGCACCAATGGCGCCATATTGACCTAAAAAAACAATGGCGCCATACGACGCGAGTCGAGCCGAACCCACTGGGATGCTTCCCTGTTACCGCCGCTCCTTGTCCGGTTGCAGTCTGGGATTCATCCACCAGAATGGTTCCGCTTCTCGCGCCATGCCATGCTGCTACTGCTGCCTCGTGCCCTCCCTCGCAGTCTCTGGGCCACCTCAGCACCGTCCCGGTTCGATGGTGGTCAAAAAACCTAGCAAAggtataaaaataaaataaattaaaggTGGGACATTTATCCCCAGCCTCACGCCCTTTTAATACCGCCACCTCCAGAGCTCAGCTCAGCTCATCACTCCCGCACTCAACACTTCCGccaccttggcctcctcctccataGCTAGCTAGCAAAGCTGAGCTAGTAGAAGGTAGCAGCCACCCACAGCCACAGGGCCACGATGGCGTCGACCGCCTCCTTCCTCCCGCTGCTGGCGCTCCTGCTGGTGGCGACGGCGCATTGCTCGCCGCTGCCCCAGCGGTGCCCGCAGGCGGACCGGCAGGCGCTGCTCCGGGTGAAGCAGGCGCTGGGCAGCCCGGCGACGCTGAAGacgtggtcgccggcgtcggcgGACTGCTGCGCGTGGGACCACCTCACGTGCAACGAGGCCGGCCGCGTGAACAACGTCTTCATCGACGGCGCCGACGACGTGCGCGGCCAGATCCCGTCCGCGCTGGCGGGGCTGACGGCGCTCATGTCGCTCTCGCTCTTCCGCCTCCCGGGCCTCCAGGGCTCCATCCCGGCCTGCCTCACCTCCCTCTCCAAGCTCGAGTTCCTCACCGTCTCCCACACCAACGTCTCCGGCTCCATCCCGGAGTCCCTGGCGCGCCTCCACAGCCTCGACTCCGTGGACCTCTCCAACAACAAGCTCACGGGCTCCATCCCCAACTCCTTCGCCGACATGCCCAACCTCCGGTCGCTGGACCTCCGCCGGAACCAGCTCACCGGCCACATCCCGGCCAGCCTCGTGCAGGGGCAGTTCCGGTCGCTGGTGCTGTCCTACAACCAGCTGACGGGCCCGATCCCGCGCGACGACGCGCAGGACGAGATCAACACCGTGGATCTGTCGCACAACCAGCTGAGCGGCGACGCGTCCTTCCTCTTCTCCGAGGGGCGGCCCATCGGCAAGGTGGACCTGTCCTACAACAACCTCGAGTTCGACCTGAGCAAGCTCAAGTTCCCCAAGGAGCTCACGTACCTGGACCTGAGCCACAACCGCATCAGCGGCACCGTGCCCAGGTCGCTGGAGGCGCTGTCCACGCTGCAGACGCTGGACCTCAGCTACAACAACCTCTGCGGGCCGCTCCCCAAGCTGCACGGCGTCATGCGGCACGGCTGCAAGCCCTACGAGCACAACATGTGCCACCGTGGGGCGCCGCTGGAGAGCAGCTGCCACCAGCTCTGAGCTCGTGAGCTCGCTCGCCGCCGGCAGGCGTACGTTATATGAGTGGTGTGTTGGCGTTCTCGTGCGCGTGCGTACGTACGTGGTTATGTGTACGAACTACGAAGGACGGTGCTTTGGGGCTTAGCAAACTAGTGGAGTGGAGCACCGCGCTGGTGGTAATGCCTGACACGCGCGGTCCTTGAGCTCTGTGTACGAAACGATAGAGATGTGTGCGTGCTGTGTGTGTGCCGTCTGGAGATGCGCCAGAGAGTGTGTGTTGCCGTGTTTGGGATGGATGGATCATCCCAGTTACCTGATGTATCAAGTGTTAAATGGTAATTATGTTTGGCTTACTTTCACATGCTTTTCTGAGAGGCATCCAAacgttttttttcttcttctttttgaggGTAGAGGCGTCCAAATGTTGGTTGGTTTGGACTCAAGAAATGAACTCGCTGGAATTTTGGGGAAGTAGCATGTACAGTAGAGGGTGGGTGAGAACTTAAAAGTTCAGTTCATGCATGCACATACCGCAGCAGATGTCTGAAGGATTCTGAATTCTAAATACATCCGACTCAGCGTGCGCACAACATGCAAAAACTGATGGTTTCAAGCGAGAACAAAGTTTGTGTTATTGGCTGGAGATGAATCATACCCGTCGACTAATGAATGCACGCAAATAATC
This region of Triticum aestivum cultivar Chinese Spring chromosome 2D, IWGSC CS RefSeq v2.1, whole genome shotgun sequence genomic DNA includes:
- the LOC100038340 gene encoding polygalacturonase inhibitor 1; the protein is MASTASFLPLLALLLVATAHCSPLPQRCPQADRQALLRVKQALGSPATLKTWSPASADCCAWDHLTCNEAGRVNNVFIDGADDVRGQIPSALAGLTALMSLSLFRLPGLQGSIPACLTSLSKLEFLTVSHTNVSGSIPESLARLHSLDSVDLSNNKLTGSIPNSFADMPNLRSLDLRRNQLTGHIPASLVQGQFRSLVLSYNQLTGPIPRDDAQDEINTVDLSHNQLSGDASFLFSEGRPIGKVDLSYNNLEFDLSKLKFPKELTYLDLSHNRISGTVPRSLEALSTLQTLDLSYNNLCGPLPKLHGVMRHGCKPYEHNMCHRGAPLESSCHQL